The following are encoded together in the Tetrapisispora phaffii CBS 4417 chromosome 5, complete genome genome:
- the SDH6 gene encoding Sdh6p (similar to Saccharomyces cerevisiae YDR379C-A; ancestral locus Anc_5.454) produces the protein MRGKFSGLQKEAIHLYRNSLRIAYKKPIENQSHFFKYIHDEFDKNKSISRKDFTTIEYLIRVGNKKLESFSRSEVKDIH, from the coding sequence ATGCGTGGCAAATTTAGTGGACTGCAAAAAGAGGCTATTCATCTTTATAGAAATTCTCTAAGAATTGCTTACAAAAAACCGATAGAAAACCAAAGtcattttttcaaatatatacatgatGAATTcgataaaaataaaagcatATCGAGAAAAGATTTTACCACTatagaatatttgattAGAGTTGGAAATAAGAAACTAGAATCTTTTTCAAGATCAGAAGTAAAAgatattcattaa
- the RGA2 gene encoding GTPase-activating protein RGA2 (similar to Saccharomyces cerevisiae RGA2 (YDR379W) and RGA1 (YOR127W); ancestral locus Anc_5.453), whose product MTEILKIDSPKCVNCKLVIDDNKFFRIDDDKWHMNCFECYNCRDKLNIDSDFLRIGNDQKLLICSKCSNYQCASCNDHITNMAIILTNNEAYCKKCFKCFKCEKEIEGLKYAKTKKGLLCMGCHEVILNRKSAIEQQKKKDKLYLQEHNRSRSLDTYQSNLVIPKRSTRRTVVSPNRNAQSNRNSKLISTEEINKINSKGELLKDISTSNHSEDIDKFPDFLVSNDRKISSHIKSNSESVIPQFLPGENSNSKPNQDTNQKVHDRKTSIDEILNSTLENFDFDEESKIRKASLKAPNVEIRKNSTSSTDAKNLTMDDKNIMVSPKRHGIIVSNQMKADVNSEHLNYLSADKQETTNSIFYGKFRTPVGSIDLTNNAINSPISVNASDFKGGLTTDLRLNSTQEHDDKVEKVNGLAINFQTTDKENIDATSNPHLIDPQLNTSDSGQSSNDLSLPVITNTNTTNSNQNSLSDNGGKKKLSRSLSKISRNLVSNFKPKQTGNFKPAQPNNDSPYVTKIDDSLDTHSGWGVFSQKNNTSNIDNITSSKATKETRHSSRGKSDSTIYSDQKARTIDNTAMGSTFSHADEDAKYTHLRSNSNLANKSLNTPESAAELSSVTPSMDTNSTFTRFNATPSTSSHHYRKSSLQGVDNILKEDVAALSLSVPQSMATYSLDPKEVSSPTAAMLSKELAELDLSLRKMKLELRNMETSKSRLSNEIDNLRKLKDSLIGEVEQLKSERNSLASLYPTKTEQSIKEEETDELYTGLTPKKQTNSVNELTNIHSSNSKSKFWKLFSSDSPSVYGSPQQQSNTKLSPQPPNKKLFGNNPKNLGNSSEHPKLDISEPINLKSNVFEYPTDKSRSLGKPSFSGYNLNNSLSGENLYGSLLVKRCIYEGAMVPMLITTCISYIEKNENNLKTEGIYRKSGSQKLIEEIENEFKPIKSTQEMSETLKSLLDSDVNAVSNVLKRYLRKLPNPLIPFEVYEPLIEITKNSDLITALPNNEEQKNSKTIELFNFTLSSFKKLLNTIPVEHYVLLRILSNHVNKIAQFSQWNLMNLSNLAIVFSPSIIHDITGEKDMIDMKFRNYVTQFIFKNYEELFL is encoded by the coding sequence ATGACTGAAATTCTCAAAATAGATTCACCTAAATGTGTAAATTGTAAGTTAGTcattgatgataataaatttttcagaatAGATGACGATAAATGGCATATGAATTGCTTTGAATGTTATAACTGTCgtgataaattgaatatagaTTCAGATTTTCTTAGAATTGGAAATGATCAAAAATTACTAATATGTTCAAAATGTTCAAACTATCAATGTGCAAGTTGTAATGATCACATAACGAATATGGCAATAATATTAACGAATAATGAAGCATATTgtaaaaaatgttttaaatgttttaaatgtgaaaaagaaatagaagGACTAAAATAtgcaaaaacaaaaaaggGTCTACTCTGCATGGGTTGTCATGAGGTGATTTTAAATAGAAAGTCCGCGATAGAACAACAGAAGAAAAAGGACAAGCTCTATTTACAAGAACACAATAGGTCAAGGTCACTGGATACATACCAGTCGAATCTAGTCATTCCAAAGAGATCGACTAGACGAACAGTAGTTTCTCCTAACCGTAATGCTCAAAGCAACAGAAATTCCAAGCTGATTTCTACTGAAGAAATCAACAAAATTAACAGTAAAGGTGAGTTGTTAAAGGATATCTCAACTTCTAATCATTCTGAAGATATTGACAAGTTTCCAGACTTTCTAGTGTCTAATGACAGAAAAATCTCATCTCATATAAAATCTAATTCAGAGAGCGTAATACCACAATTTCTACCTGGGGAAAACTCAAATTCTAAACCCAACCAAGACACTAATCAGAAAGTTCACGACAGAAAAACTTCTAtagatgaaatattaaattcaacatTAGAGAATTTTGACTTTGATGAAGAATCAAAGATAAGAAAAGCATCTTTAAAGGCACCTAATGTAGAAATTCGTAAAAATAGCACTTCTAGTACAGATGCTAAAAACTTAACTATggatgataaaaatatcatgGTTTCACCAAAGAGACATGGTATAATTGTATCTAACCAAATGAAGGCTGATGTGAATTCTGAACATCTGAATTACCTTAGTGCTGACAAACAAGAAACAACTAACAGCATATTTTATGGAAAATTTAGAACACCGGTAGGTAGTATAGATCTGACAAACAATGCAATCAATAGTCCGATTTCCGTAAATGCCTCTGATTTTAAAGGAGGCTTGACTACTGATTTAAGATTAAATTCTACACAAGAACATGATGACAAGGTTGAAAAAGTTAATGGGTTAGCTATTAATTTTCAAACGACAgataaagaaaacattGATGCTACAAGCAATCCTCATTTGATAGATCCTCAATTAAATACTTCCGACTCTGGTCAAAGTTCAAATGATCTAAGTTTGCCTGTTATAACTAATACAAATACAACTAATAGTAATCAGAATTCACTTTCTGATAATGGTGgtaagaaaaaattatctaGGTCACTTTCAAAGATTTCCAGAAATCTTGTTTCGAATTTCAAACCCAAACAAACAGGAAACTTTAAACCGGCACAACCTAATAATGATTCACCATATGTGACCAAAATTGATGATTCGTTGGATACCCACTCAGGTTGGGGAGTTTTTTCCCAGAAGAACAATACATctaatattgataatataacATCATCAAAAGCAACTAAAGAAACGAGGCATTCTAGTAGAGGAAAAAGTGATAGTACTATTTATTCAGATCAAAAAGCCCGAACCATAGACAATACTGCGATGGGATCAACTTTTTCACATGCTGATGAAGATGCTAAATATACACATTTACGTTCGAATAGTAATTTGGCGAACAAATCTCTAAATACTCCAGAATCAGCTGCAGAGCTGTCATCCGTTACTCCTTCCATGGACACTAACAGCACTTTTACAAGGTTTAATGCAACCCCATCTACTAGTAGTCACCATTATAGAAAATCAAGCTTACAAGGTGTTGATAACATTTTAAAGGAAGATGTTGCTGCATTATCTTTATCCGTACCTCAATCGATGGCTACGTATTCTTTAGACCCGAAAGAAGTTTCTTCTCCTACAGCAGCTATGCTATCGAAAGAATTAGCAGAATTGGACTTGAGTCTGAGAAAAATGAAGTTGGAACTGAGAAATATGGAAACCTCTAAATCAAGACTCTCAAATGAGattgataatttaagaAAACTAAAAGACTCTTTAATTGGTGAAGTTGAACAGTTGAAGTCTGAGAGAAATTCCCTTGCATCATTGTACCCAACCAAAACAGAACAATCAatcaaagaagaagaaactgATGAATTATATACCGGGCTGACTCCAAAAAAGCAGACCAATTCTGTTAATGAGTTAACGAATATTCACAGCTCTAATTCAAAATCgaaattttggaaattattttcaagtGATAGTCCATCTGTTTATGGTTCTCCTCAACAACAATCTAATACTAAACTATCTCCTCAACCACCAAATAAGAAACTATTTGGAAACAACCCCAAGAATTTGGGAAATTCATCTGAACATCCAAAGCTTGATATTTCGGAACCAATTAACTTGAAATCCAACGTTTTTGAATACCCAACAGATAAATCTCGCTCGTTGGGAAAACCTTCTTTTTCTGGATATAATTTGAACAATTCATTAAGTGGTGAGAATCTATATGGCTCATTACTGGTTAAGAGATGTATATATGAAGGTGCTATGGTGCCGATGCTCATTACAACTTGTATTTCCTATATCGaaaagaatgaaaataatctAAAAACTGAAGGTATCTACAGAAAATCAGGTtctcaaaaattaatagaagaaattgaaaatgaatttaaacCGATTAAATCAACTCAAGAAATGTCTGAGACATTGAAAAGCCTCTTGGATTCTGATGTAAATGCAGTTAGCAATGTtttaaaaagatatttgCGTAAATTACCTAATCCATTAATTCCGTTTGAAGTATATGAACCATTGATAGAAATAACAAAGAATAGTGATTTAATAACTGCGTTACctaataatgaagaacAAAAGAATTCTAAAACCATAGaactttttaattttacattatcatcatttaaaaaattattgaatactATTCCTGTTGAACATTATGTTTTATTAAGAATTTTAAGCAACCatgttaataaaattgctCAATTCAGTCAATGGAATTTAATGAACTTATCAAATTTAGCCATTGTATTCAGTCCAAGTATAATTCATGACATTACTGGGGAAAAGGATATGATTGATATGAAATTCAGAAATTATGTTAcacaatttatttttaagaaCTATGAagaattgtttttataa
- the LSM6 gene encoding U4/U6-U5 snRNP complex subunit LSM6 (similar to Saccharomyces cerevisiae LSM6 (YDR378C); ancestral locus Anc_5.452) — protein sequence MSAETNSVSSQFLSNIIGKPVNVKLYSGMLYNGKLESIDGFMNIALSNTTEHYENNANGMLRRYENDVFLRGTQVMYISEV from the coding sequence ATGTCTGCTGAGACCAACAGTGTTTCTTCTCAATTcctttcaaatattattggGAAGCCAGTCAATGTCAAATTATATTCCGGTATGTTATATAATGGTAAATTAGAATCAATTGATGGTTTCATGAACATTGCATTATCAAACACGACTGAGCattatgaaaataatgcTAATGGTATGCTAAGGAGATATGAAAATGATGTGTTTTTAAGAGGTACCCAAGTAATGTACATTAGCGAAgtatga